GACAGCCCTTATGGTGCATCTGCATAAAAAAGTGACTGGATAGGTCGGAGAGTATTGTGGTGCGTGTTTTTGTAATTCTGGCAATGAGTGCTGCGCTGGCCGCCTGTGCGGGTGGCGGAAGTAATTTTGGGTCAAGCCTGTCACCTCAAACTGTGTCGGCGCCCGGACGCATGCCCCCAACATTAACGCCAGCACCCCGCGCGGACAGTCTGATTGGCCTGGACGCCTATGGCTTGCGCGAGGCTTTTGGCTCACCTGAGTTTCAGCGGAACGAAGCCCATGCAGAAATCTGGCGCTATGCCGGTGACGGCTGCACGCTCTTTGTCTATCTCTATGAAGATGAGAGCGACACCATGCGCACCTCCTTCATTGAGGCGCGGGCGGAAGCGGGCGGGGAGCTCCCCGTTGACCCGTGCGTCGCCAATGTAAACCGGGCCCATCAAATGAGTTCCTACCGGTATTGAAACTAGGCCGCTGTGGTCTTGCCTTTGAACGTGCAATAGGCAGCGACCTTACACGACGGACCGTCCGGTTTGCGAGCCTTGCCGATATAGCGGCCTAAGCGGAGGCAGAAAAACGCGGAGCGTTTTGCGTCCGTCTCCGCGACAGCAAACAACTAGGCCGCTGTGGTCTTGCCTTTGAAGGTGCAATAGGCAGCGACTTTACACGACGGACAGTCCGGTTTGCGGGCCTTGCAGACATAGCGGCCGTGCAGAAGGATCCAGTGATGGGCATGTTGCAGATAACTCTTGGGCACGCGCTTTAAGAGTTCATGCTCCACCTCAAGCACATTTTTTCCAGGCGCCAACCCCGTGCGATTTGAAACGCGGAAGATGTGCGTATCAACAGCAATGGTCGCTTCGCCAAACGCTTCATTCATGACCACATTGGCGGTCTTGCGTCCAACACCTGGCAGCCGTTCCAGCTCTTCGCGAGTGCGTGGCACTTCGCTGTTAAACTCATTGATGAGCATTTTGGACATCGCGATGACGTTCTTCGCCTTGTTGCGATAAAGCCCGATGGTTTTGATTTGATCGCGCAGCTTGGCTTCGCCAAGCTTCACCATCTTCTCTGGCGTATCCACCCTCTTGAAAAGCTCTTTAGTAGCCTTGTTCACGCCCACATCAGTTGCCTGCGCAGACAGGGCTACGGCAACGACAAGCGTATAGGGGTTCTTATAGTCGAGTTCCGTTTTGGGTTCCGGCAGATCAGCCGACAGGATCTCAAAAAACGGCTCTATGTCTTTTTTCTTCATTTTCATGGGCGAACCATACTCATTTGACGCGGGGCGATCCATTGCGGAAGAAGCATCAACAGCCTAATTTGGCCAGTATGGAACGTGTAAGAGATACAAGCCCACTAGAAGCACCGCCTGGCGGATCGTTGCATTTTGATGCGCGACTGACGCCTCATCGCTCACTCGGGAGCAAAGGTTTTCTGGTCGTTATGATCTTCATTGGCGTGGTGAGTTTTGTGGCGGGCATCGTCTTCACGTTGATGGGCGCCTGGCCGGTGTTCGGTTTTTTCGGACTGGATGTGGCGGCGATCTATCTGGCGTTCCGCTGGAACTACCGCGCGGCCCGGGCATATGAGACGGTACAGTTGTCCGATACGGCGCTTAAAATCCGAAAAGTAGATGCTAAGGGAAATGAGACAGCTTATGTCTCCCAGCCTTATTGGGCGCGGGTGCAATATGACAAGGAGGCTGAGGAAGACGTCGCTGTCGACATCACCTCCCACGGTCGCCGTCTGACGGTTGGCGCGTTCCTGTCACCCGAAGAGCGCCTTCAGTTCGGCGAAGCCCTGCGTTTTGAACTGGAGCGTCTTCGCCGCCATCCGGGCCACCAGGGTTTTGCGCCGGTAGCGACAGACTAGAGTCTCACTCTAGGAATTTCAATGCGCCTCGCGCTCAATGAGCAGCTTCTTGGAAAGAACCTTGCCCGCATCATCAAGCTCATAGGCGATGGGTGCGCCTGTTGCGATATTGAGCTGAAGCACCTCTTCGCGGCTAAGCCCCTCAAGGTCCATAACCAATGCCCGAAGCGAATTCCCGTGAGCGGCAATGAGAACACGGTCGCCACCCAGAACCCGTGGCTTGATGGTCGCGTGATAATAGGGAAGAACGCGGTCTGCCGTATCCTTCAGGCTTTCGCCACCGGGAGGGGGTGTGTCATAGGACCGGCGCCAGATATGCACCTGCTCTTCACCCCATTTTTCGCGGGCGTCATCTTTGTTGAGCCCTGCCAGGTCTCCATAGTCGCGCTCATTGAGCGCCTGATCGCAGATGATCTCCAGATCGGTCTGACCCAGCTCCTTCAGGATCGCATCATTGGTTTTCTGTGCGCGGCTGAGAACGGACGTAAACGAAACATCGAACTCATAGCCGCCTTCTTTCAGGGCCTGGCCCGCTTCAATCGCTTCTGCGCGACCTTGATCTGTGAGATCGGGATCTTTCCACCCGGTGAAAAGGTTCTTTTTGTTCCACTCACTTTGTCCATGCCGGACAAGCACAAGAAGATTGGCCACGCTTAAATTCCTATCGTTTTGAGCATTTCCAGGTGAAGTGGATCCGGTTCACCGTCCGGAAATGCGACATCCAAAAAAGATAGAGTGGTTCCAATGATCCATCAAAGATGGAACCGCTCTAGAAGTCTGAGAGCCCGAGCACATCGAGCATTGAAAAGAGACCGGGGCCTTTGCCTTGTCCCCAGCGTGCCGCCGCAAGCGCACCGCGGGCAAACAGCCCCCGGTCCTCGGCAATATGTGAGAGAGTAATGCGCTCATTTTCCGCGGCGAAAATAGCTGAATGCTCACCCACGACAGAGCCGCCCCGCAGCACCGCATAGCCGATATCGCCAGGCGTGCGTTCGCCGGTAATACCGTCGCGTCCACGATCTGCGACCACATCATGATTGATGCCCCGGCCATCGGCTGCTGCTTGCCCAAGCATTAAAGCCGTGCCTGAGGGTGCATCCACTTTGTGCCGATGGTGCATCTCGAGAATTTCAATGTCCCAGTCCGCATCAAGTGTCTGAGCAACTTTGCGGGTAAGGGCAGTCAGCAGATTGACCCCAAGGCTCATATTGCCAGCTTTGACGATGGTCGCATGACGTGCGGCCGCTTCGATCTGCGCTTCCTGTTCTGCGTCAAATCCCGTTGTCGCGATTACATGGACGATCCGCGCCTGCGCCGCGAGCGCCGCATATTCAACCGTCGCCGCTGGCACGGTGAAATCGATAATGGCATCTGCTTGGGCCACGAGTGGCAACGGGTCCTCAGTGATGGT
The DNA window shown above is from Parvibaculaceae bacterium PLY_AMNH_Bact1 and carries:
- a CDS encoding hypothetical protein (Derived by automated computational analysis using gene prediction method: GeneMarkS-2+.); protein product: MRVFVILAMSAALAACAGGGSNFGSSLSPQTVSAPGRMPPTLTPAPRADSLIGLDAYGLREAFGSPEFQRNEAHAEIWRYAGDGCTLFVYLYEDESDTMRTSFIEARAEAGGELPVDPCVANVNRAHQMSSYRY
- the nth gene encoding endonuclease III (Derived by automated computational analysis using gene prediction method: Protein Homology. GO_function: GO:0003906 - DNA-(apurinic or apyrimidinic site) endonuclease activity [Evidence IEA]; GO_process: GO:0006281 - DNA repair [Evidence IEA]) translates to MKMKKKDIEPFFEILSADLPEPKTELDYKNPYTLVVAVALSAQATDVGVNKATKELFKRVDTPEKMVKLGEAKLRDQIKTIGLYRNKAKNVIAMSKMLINEFNSEVPRTREELERLPGVGRKTANVVMNEAFGEATIAVDTHIFRVSNRTGLAPGKNVLEVEHELLKRVPKSYLQHAHHWILLHGRYVCKARKPDCPSCKVAAYCTFKGKTTAA
- a CDS encoding DUF2244 domain-containing protein (Derived by automated computational analysis using gene prediction method: Protein Homology.), encoding MERVRDTSPLEAPPGGSLHFDARLTPHRSLGSKGFLVVMIFIGVVSFVAGIVFTLMGAWPVFGFFGLDVAAIYLAFRWNYRAARAYETVQLSDTALKIRKVDAKGNETAYVSQPYWARVQYDKEAEEDVAVDITSHGRRLTVGAFLSPEERLQFGEALRFELERLRRHPGHQGFAPVATD
- a CDS encoding 2,3-bisphosphoglycerate-dependent phosphoglycerate mutase (Derived by automated computational analysis using gene prediction method: Protein Homology. GO_function: GO:0004619 - phosphoglycerate mutase activity [Evidence IEA]): MANLLVLVRHGQSEWNKKNLFTGWKDPDLTDQGRAEAIEAGQALKEGGYEFDVSFTSVLSRAQKTNDAILKELGQTDLEIICDQALNERDYGDLAGLNKDDAREKWGEEQVHIWRRSYDTPPPGGESLKDTADRVLPYYHATIKPRVLGGDRVLIAAHGNSLRALVMDLEGLSREEVLQLNIATGAPIAYELDDAGKVLSKKLLIEREAH
- the dapB gene encoding 4-hydroxy-tetrahydrodipicolinate reductase (Derived by automated computational analysis using gene prediction method: Protein Homology. GO_function: GO:0008839 - 4-hydroxy-tetrahydrodipicolinate reductase [Evidence IEA]; GO_process: GO:0009089 - lysine biosynthetic process via diaminopimelate [Evidence IEA]) is translated as MSDSEIKIVLPGAAGRMGRTLIAEIAQKPDLRLIGATEPAGSALLGADAGTLAGLPEPLGITITEDPLPLVAQADAIIDFTVPAATVEYAALAAQARIVHVIATTGFDAEQEAQIEAAARHATIVKAGNMSLGVNLLTALTRKVAQTLDADWDIEILEMHHRHKVDAPSGTALMLGQAAADGRGINHDVVADRGRDGITGERTPGDIGYAVLRGGSVVGEHSAIFAAENERITLSHIAEDRGLFARGALAAARWGQGKGPGLFSMLDVLGLSDF